One segment of Candidatus Wallbacteria bacterium DNA contains the following:
- a CDS encoding ChbG/HpnK family deacetylase yields the protein MNKKFIINADDYGLSPGVSRGILELFRSGAVSSTSVLVNQADCVEQLQELMNSGLPAGIHLNLTTGKPVLPAEKVPSLVNSKGRFHDLKKLWLLLQSGRLNPEEIRLELSAQVERMSASLKPDHFDGHQHFYFFSKKFARIVFPLMRDFGIRETRLPFESRLFPGSHPVLVAKTLLLNWSVHKIIALLEKYNFSYPDSFFGQQFCGRWSLRDFTRVFRHAEGVTEIMVHPGFCDDLLRKRSRLSDQRERELEVLRKIAGKISLDSFGEI from the coding sequence ATGAACAAGAAATTCATCATCAATGCCGACGATTATGGCCTCAGCCCTGGGGTTTCCAGAGGCATTCTGGAACTTTTCCGCTCAGGCGCGGTCAGTTCGACTTCGGTGCTGGTTAATCAGGCGGACTGTGTTGAGCAGCTCCAGGAACTGATGAATTCAGGCCTGCCGGCTGGAATTCACCTCAACCTGACAACCGGAAAGCCTGTACTGCCTGCTGAAAAAGTTCCTTCACTCGTAAACAGCAAAGGCCGCTTTCACGACCTGAAAAAACTCTGGCTGCTGCTGCAGAGCGGCAGGCTCAACCCGGAAGAAATCCGTCTGGAACTGTCGGCCCAGGTGGAAAGAATGTCTGCGAGTCTGAAACCTGATCATTTCGACGGGCATCAGCATTTTTACTTTTTCTCAAAAAAATTCGCCAGGATCGTCTTCCCGCTGATGCGGGATTTCGGGATCAGGGAAACCCGTCTCCCGTTCGAATCCAGGCTTTTTCCCGGCTCACACCCGGTACTTGTTGCAAAAACACTGCTGCTGAACTGGTCAGTTCATAAGATCATAGCCTTGCTTGAAAAATACAATTTCAGTTATCCTGATTCATTCTTTGGCCAGCAGTTCTGCGGACGCTGGAGCCTGCGGGATTTCACCAGGGTTTTCAGGCACGCGGAAGGTGTGACTGAAATCATGGTACATCCCGGATTTTGCGATGATCTGCTTCGGAAACGGTCAAGATTGTCGGACCAGAGAGAAAGAGAACTTGAAGTACTGAGGAAAATTGCCGGAAAGATCAGCTTGGATTCTTTCGGCGAGATTTGA
- a CDS encoding methyltransferase domain-containing protein, with amino-acid sequence MKRNWQNFWSDKTDGGHRQNDESYLALEAREKLFHLGSGGSILDFGCGAAELLSYFAGAFNYAVGADFSSSMLGSAEKRLKSLGINNVNLIQADDRTVWSKLDRKFDRITCGQVVQYFNSRMLDEFLGNCKKSLNPGGKIILFDVIDPRIYLLYHYRIIGNQKPQAVRLFYAAAIFCRDLFHLLSFTPLCELGFAHHPESMSRIAARHGFKMTRVGSMYYEYRYHAVLEED; translated from the coding sequence ATGAAACGGAACTGGCAGAATTTCTGGTCAGACAAGACAGACGGCGGTCACAGGCAAAATGACGAGTCTTACCTGGCTCTCGAAGCCAGGGAGAAACTTTTCCACCTGGGATCCGGCGGATCGATCCTGGATTTCGGCTGCGGGGCTGCAGAGCTCTTATCCTATTTTGCAGGAGCGTTCAACTATGCGGTTGGGGCTGATTTTTCCAGCTCCATGCTGGGCAGCGCGGAAAAAAGACTCAAGAGCCTCGGAATCAACAATGTCAATCTGATCCAGGCTGACGACAGGACTGTCTGGAGCAAACTGGACCGGAAATTCGACAGAATCACCTGCGGCCAGGTTGTCCAGTATTTCAACAGCCGGATGCTGGACGAATTTCTGGGAAATTGTAAAAAGAGCCTTAATCCCGGAGGAAAAATCATCCTCTTCGATGTGATAGATCCAAGGATTTATCTGCTCTATCATTACAGAATCATCGGCAATCAAAAACCTCAGGCAGTAAGACTTTTTTATGCTGCAGCCATCTTCTGCCGCGACCTGTTCCATCTTCTTTCTTTTACGCCTCTCTGTGAACTCGGCTTCGCCCATCATCCGGAATCAATGAGCAGGATTGCAGCCCGGCATGGCTTCAAAATGACCAGAGTTGGCTCAATGTATTATGAGTATCGCTACCATGCCGTGTTGGAAGAAGATTGA
- a CDS encoding EutN/CcmL family microcompartment protein, with product MILARVKGNLVSTCKEPRFDGYKLLLVQPVSPLTGKDEKGELIAVDFVGAGAGETVLVVNEGSVAAELFHDDKVPLSAVIVGIVDKIEIADRRE from the coding sequence GTGATCCTCGCCAGGGTGAAAGGAAATTTGGTGTCTACCTGCAAGGAACCGCGTTTTGATGGTTACAAACTCTTGCTGGTGCAGCCTGTTTCTCCATTAACGGGCAAGGACGAGAAAGGCGAACTGATCGCAGTTGATTTTGTGGGAGCCGGCGCAGGTGAAACCGTGCTGGTGGTGAATGAGGGATCTGTAGCAGCCGAACTTTTCCATGACGATAAAGTGCCGCTCTCTGCGGTGATCGTTGGTATCGTTGATAAGATAGAAATTGCAGATAGGAGGGAATGA
- a CDS encoding GAF domain-containing protein has protein sequence MEQDKMTNPENLETLRNELKILKKEKENRDLLLEVNKSIYRITELNVLLDLLVQAACKVLDAEAGSVLLLDKKTSELVFEVATGESGDMVKSIRVPLGRGIAGTVAKSGEPLLIKDVKTDNRWFNTDSQSNFITKSIMCVPLRLKHGEIIGVMEILNSLKNDTFLEEDVELFQAFANQAAVAIDSARLYKELEENYLSTIRALANTIDAKDAYTRGHSHRVTEYSVSVGKAMGFNSKELKELRFGALLHDIGKIGIPEEIIGKRAKLTDMEFKIIQNHPNIGSSIVDPIVFLQDKIPSIRYHHERYDGKGYPEGLKGDTIPLFARIIAVADTFDAMTSNRPYREGLPLAFAVDEIRKNSGSQFDPKIVTAFLSALERDTKLFTEYCNKEKVKIHFRYLAPQAKTVYLIGDFNFWNATMDPMTLSNDGYWIKDMELNKGKYEYKFIVDGNWVVDPESKDNVENSVRGQSSVINVGVENGKSDRGN, from the coding sequence GTGGAACAGGATAAAATGACTAATCCGGAAAATCTTGAAACACTAAGGAATGAGCTGAAAATCCTCAAGAAAGAGAAAGAGAATCGAGACCTTCTGCTTGAAGTCAACAAATCCATCTACAGGATTACTGAACTGAATGTGCTGCTCGATCTGCTCGTCCAGGCAGCCTGCAAAGTGCTCGACGCCGAAGCCGGATCTGTCCTTCTGCTGGACAAAAAAACCAGCGAACTGGTCTTTGAAGTGGCCACCGGCGAGTCCGGCGATATGGTTAAAAGCATCCGTGTCCCGTTGGGGCGGGGTATCGCAGGTACGGTTGCCAAGAGCGGAGAACCTCTGCTGATCAAGGACGTCAAGACCGACAACCGCTGGTTCAACACTGACTCTCAGAGCAACTTCATCACCAAGTCCATCATGTGCGTCCCTTTGCGTTTGAAACACGGAGAAATCATCGGCGTGATGGAGATCCTCAACAGTTTAAAGAACGACACTTTCCTGGAAGAAGACGTGGAGCTGTTCCAGGCTTTCGCGAACCAGGCTGCAGTCGCCATTGACAGCGCCAGGCTTTATAAAGAACTTGAGGAGAATTATCTCAGTACCATCAGGGCTCTCGCCAATACCATCGATGCCAAAGATGCATACACACGGGGACACTCCCACCGCGTAACTGAGTATTCGGTTTCAGTAGGCAAGGCAATGGGATTCAACTCCAAGGAACTCAAGGAACTCAGATTTGGCGCTCTCCTGCATGACATCGGCAAGATCGGAATTCCGGAAGAAATCATCGGCAAGCGGGCTAAACTGACTGACATGGAGTTCAAGATCATCCAGAATCACCCGAACATCGGCTCATCTATAGTTGACCCAATCGTTTTTCTACAGGACAAAATCCCCTCCATCCGTTATCACCATGAGAGGTATGACGGCAAAGGATATCCTGAGGGCCTGAAAGGTGACACCATCCCACTTTTTGCAAGGATCATCGCAGTTGCCGACACTTTTGACGCCATGACTTCCAACCGGCCATACCGTGAGGGACTGCCGCTCGCATTCGCAGTGGATGAGATCAGAAAAAACTCCGGATCCCAGTTTGACCCCAAAATCGTGACGGCATTTCTCTCCGCGCTGGAGCGTGATACCAAGCTGTTCACAGAATACTGCAACAAAGAGAAGGTCAAGATCCATTTCCGCTATCTCGCACCACAGGCCAAAACCGTTTACCTGATCGGTGATTTCAATTTCTGGAACGCCACCATGGATCCGATGACTCTGTCAAACGACGGATACTGGATCAAAGACATGGAGTTAAATAAGGGAAAATATGAATACAAGTTCATAGTGGACGGGAATTGGGTGGTTGACCCGGAATCCAAGGATAATGTGGAAAACTCCGTCCGCGGTCAGAGTTCAGTGATCAACGTAGGAGTCGAGAATGGAAAGAGCGATCGGGGTAATTGA
- the rpiB gene encoding ribose 5-phosphate isomerase B has translation MKIAIGSDHRGMKLRESVLENLKKKGHEVIDVGAFEQQNSDYPDFALKVARLVAGGECERGVMIDGAGVGSAIAANKVPGVRAVCGNDYFIVQNSRKHNDTNLLTLGSEVTGTGKTMELLELWLATGYEGGRHQARIDKITAIEKMFSLSLSGIERLISEIISGFGLAKSGKPAHVSDKKLITIDDLKIFSGSELTVGSGTIVTPLARDFLRDKGIALVRKK, from the coding sequence ATGAAGATAGCGATCGGCAGCGACCACCGCGGCATGAAATTGCGTGAATCAGTTCTGGAAAACCTGAAAAAAAAAGGTCATGAAGTCATAGATGTAGGTGCTTTCGAGCAACAAAATTCCGATTATCCTGATTTCGCATTAAAGGTAGCCAGGCTGGTGGCAGGCGGTGAATGCGAACGTGGTGTGATGATCGACGGCGCAGGCGTCGGCTCAGCGATCGCAGCTAATAAAGTTCCAGGTGTCAGAGCTGTCTGCGGCAATGACTATTTCATTGTACAAAACAGCCGCAAACATAATGACACAAATCTTCTCACTCTAGGCAGCGAGGTCACAGGGACAGGCAAAACCATGGAACTGCTGGAACTCTGGCTTGCCACCGGCTATGAGGGTGGCAGGCATCAGGCCAGGATTGACAAGATCACTGCCATTGAAAAAATGTTCTCATTAAGCCTTTCAGGAATCGAACGGCTGATCTCCGAAATCATCTCTGGATTCGGTCTTGCCAAATCCGGAAAACCCGCTCATGTATCGGATAAAAAGCTGATCACAATTGATGATCTGAAAATTTTTTCCGGATCTGAACTGACTGTAGGATCCGGTACAATTGTCACACCGCTGGCCAGAGACTTTCTCAGGGACAAAGGCATCGCATTAGTGAGGAAAAAATGA
- a CDS encoding O-antigen ligase family protein: MKSAFFLALFCLFFYNTQYDYLHLLVSGLIWCWLLLILPPLEDKESRFLLWTAFLLVFNLMISATVFCTLLRDSAIAAGLTVFFSGRKFLIRSELGRMLDFILAGVMLIGLVQTGFLTSLSAYTTHGFFQNASFFGAFLLLNLSRVLDKKFFPWGLSYLICLAAAASRACWLGLASGLLLFAFSERRLKPLAYLLVFLSLILIGNISRAKLSQGISESNYAISRQEIWQNAWEQFKERPWFGNGWGSFSSLFLEHKPLIKLHAHSLYLELLSGFGICGVLILLWLSHRFMKNFVRSKQCLLALLPFFLASFFDNNFYSYQIVVIFFLVLLYFSIDEKEGESQKSQLLTDWEIKALLFYPFFFFAAIFIKSQVFFSLLPLCYLPLLKPGMPSKLLKKSTSAFIVCLIILVKISIYETGVDFMKNKDYSRALSCFSTSANYLWPVNPLELFYAGNAAFLQKSSWLGMASGYYNKGSCLYPCFDYWKVNLEISLGKAGEIQAFHGESLALAAVYYNKIGQFDKAQEFFRKACLVEPRTFFLADFKNEALQQIGKDLNQILKSLERNPENVIEHLKLAYYYLETGETESALKYSRLAREEAQNGKDSFLAESIIQRLTGKASTVPDSIDFNEEFPERVFGLRGLRRPGLVDMKLVYEDNSLK; encoded by the coding sequence TTGAAAAGCGCCTTTTTCCTGGCGCTTTTTTGTTTGTTCTTCTATAACACTCAGTATGATTATCTGCATCTTCTGGTCAGCGGCCTGATCTGGTGCTGGCTGCTCCTGATACTGCCTCCATTGGAAGATAAGGAATCGCGTTTTCTTCTCTGGACTGCCTTCCTGCTGGTTTTCAATCTGATGATCAGCGCTACTGTCTTCTGCACACTGCTCCGTGACAGCGCAATCGCTGCAGGCCTGACCGTTTTTTTTTCCGGCCGGAAATTCCTGATCCGCAGCGAGCTTGGACGGATGCTCGATTTCATCCTGGCTGGAGTTATGCTGATCGGGCTTGTACAGACCGGTTTTCTGACCTCGCTCTCGGCATATACCACACATGGCTTTTTCCAGAATGCCAGCTTTTTCGGGGCTTTCCTGCTTCTTAATCTCTCCCGGGTTCTGGATAAAAAGTTCTTCCCCTGGGGCCTCAGCTATCTGATCTGTCTTGCTGCCGCAGCATCCAGAGCCTGCTGGCTGGGGCTGGCGTCCGGACTTTTGCTTTTTGCTTTTTCAGAGCGCAGGTTAAAGCCGTTAGCCTACCTGCTGGTTTTCCTTTCCCTGATACTGATCGGAAACATCAGCAGAGCCAAGCTGTCGCAAGGAATATCTGAATCGAACTATGCCATTTCAAGGCAGGAAATCTGGCAGAACGCCTGGGAGCAGTTCAAAGAAAGACCCTGGTTCGGCAATGGCTGGGGCTCATTTTCCTCGCTGTTTCTCGAGCATAAACCGCTGATCAAGCTGCATGCGCATTCGCTTTATCTGGAGCTTCTTTCCGGTTTCGGGATCTGTGGAGTACTGATACTTCTCTGGCTGTCGCACAGATTCATGAAAAACTTTGTCAGGAGTAAGCAATGCCTGCTCGCTCTGCTGCCTTTTTTCCTGGCCAGTTTCTTTGACAACAACTTCTATTCCTACCAGATAGTGGTTATTTTTTTTCTGGTCCTGCTTTATTTTTCCATTGATGAAAAGGAAGGAGAAAGCCAGAAGTCACAGTTGTTGACGGACTGGGAAATCAAGGCTCTCCTGTTTTATCCGTTTTTCTTTTTTGCTGCGATTTTCATTAAAAGCCAGGTGTTTTTTTCTCTGCTTCCGCTTTGTTACCTGCCGCTTCTGAAACCGGGAATGCCTAGTAAACTGCTGAAAAAATCCACTTCTGCGTTCATCGTCTGCCTGATCATACTGGTTAAAATTTCTATCTATGAAACTGGCGTTGATTTCATGAAAAACAAGGACTATTCGAGAGCACTCTCCTGCTTCAGTACCTCTGCAAATTATCTCTGGCCTGTGAACCCTCTGGAACTGTTTTATGCAGGCAATGCAGCTTTTTTGCAAAAAAGCAGTTGGCTGGGAATGGCTTCTGGCTACTATAACAAAGGCTCATGCCTTTATCCCTGTTTTGATTACTGGAAGGTCAATCTGGAGATCAGTCTCGGAAAAGCCGGTGAGATTCAGGCCTTCCACGGCGAAAGCCTGGCTCTGGCTGCTGTGTATTATAATAAAATCGGTCAGTTTGACAAGGCCCAGGAATTTTTCCGGAAAGCCTGCCTGGTGGAGCCCAGGACTTTTTTCCTCGCTGATTTTAAAAATGAAGCACTTCAGCAAATAGGGAAAGATCTGAATCAGATCCTGAAAAGTCTGGAAAGAAATCCTGAAAATGTGATTGAACATCTTAAACTTGCATATTATTATCTGGAAACAGGGGAAACTGAATCCGCCCTCAAATATTCCAGATTGGCAAGAGAAGAAGCCCAGAACGGGAAGGACAGCTTTCTGGCAGAAAGTATCATCCAAAGGCTTACTGGAAAAGCGTCGACTGTGCCGGACAGCATTGATTTCAACGAAGAATTTCCGGAGCGCGTCTTCGGCTTGCGCGGACTGAGAAGACCCGGACTGGTGGATATGAAGCTTGTTTATGAAGACAACAGCCTTAAATGA
- a CDS encoding glycosyltransferase family 9 protein, protein MKFLIPFYLGIGNAVMFTPFLSTLRNKFPDASIHLIGGLPWEPEKILPAELFDEFHFLPKTAPFSGIMNMLSELPDLDVYFHPYQGSNYKFLMLLRILRPRVTVIGHAGLPGFRGICNRLLLSRGYSWKSGVHESRKYLNLLSGLQISDKEFISVPKIRSVPSILAPGYIVIHPGTTCNQESPKKYPLEHWLLVLKMLKESGRQLVLVGDRTELELGNRLTAGCDFPVRNLIGQTTVSQLSGVLGSASLVLGADSGIAHMAGAQNVPLIVLWGPTDFSLSHPLGDKVHFLKKDFPCAPCTSAFRRSEKNAHRRCPESPCMNSISPQEIVDLALEILK, encoded by the coding sequence ATGAAATTCCTGATTCCATTTTATCTGGGGATAGGAAATGCAGTGATGTTTACCCCGTTCCTTTCCACCCTGAGAAATAAATTTCCGGATGCCTCGATCCATCTGATCGGAGGCCTGCCCTGGGAACCTGAAAAAATCCTGCCTGCCGAGCTGTTCGATGAATTCCATTTCCTGCCTAAAACAGCACCTTTTTCAGGAATCATGAATATGCTTTCCGAGCTTCCTGATCTGGATGTTTACTTTCATCCCTATCAGGGCAGTAATTACAAATTCCTGATGCTGTTGCGTATTTTAAGGCCCCGGGTAACTGTCATCGGGCATGCGGGGCTTCCCGGATTCAGGGGGATCTGCAACAGGCTTCTGCTTTCCAGGGGATATTCCTGGAAATCCGGGGTCCATGAAAGCCGGAAATATCTGAACCTTCTGTCAGGGCTTCAGATCAGCGACAAAGAATTCATCAGTGTTCCAAAGATCCGCTCCGTTCCTTCGATTCTTGCTCCCGGATACATCGTGATTCATCCGGGAACCACCTGTAACCAGGAATCCCCGAAAAAATATCCGCTGGAACACTGGCTGCTTGTTCTGAAAATGTTGAAAGAATCCGGCAGGCAGCTTGTCCTGGTCGGCGACAGAACTGAACTCGAACTTGGAAACAGGCTGACTGCAGGTTGCGATTTCCCGGTCAGAAACCTGATCGGGCAGACCACTGTCAGTCAGCTGAGCGGAGTGCTTGGCAGCGCTTCCCTGGTTCTCGGGGCTGATTCAGGTATCGCACACATGGCAGGTGCACAGAATGTACCCTTGATCGTGCTCTGGGGGCCGACTGATTTCAGCCTCAGCCATCCGCTTGGAGACAAGGTCCATTTCCTGAAAAAGGATTTCCCCTGCGCTCCCTGCACTTCGGCTTTTAGGCGAAGCGAGAAAAACGCACATCGCCGCTGCCCGGAATCACCGTGCATGAACTCCATCTCACCTCAAGAGATCGTTGACCTGGCCCTGGAAATTTTAAAATGA
- a CDS encoding BMC domain-containing protein — protein sequence MERAIGVIELRSIAKGIESTDAMLKAADVFLIDSRPVCPGKYLIVVGGEVGSVENSVQAGEQVGSEYLVDSIVIPNVAEEVFPAINAATDVAKLEALAVVETFSLTGAILSADTMVKAAGVHLIEIRLAKGLGGKAFVLATGSVGDCKASIAAVNAEFKEKGLIIEEVVIPNPHPDLETVLF from the coding sequence ATGGAAAGAGCGATCGGGGTAATTGAACTGCGCAGCATTGCCAAAGGTATTGAATCAACCGATGCCATGCTCAAAGCTGCCGATGTTTTTTTAATCGATTCCCGCCCGGTCTGCCCGGGAAAATATTTAATTGTGGTCGGCGGCGAGGTCGGATCAGTGGAAAATTCCGTCCAGGCAGGCGAACAAGTGGGATCAGAATATCTGGTGGACAGCATCGTGATTCCAAATGTGGCAGAGGAAGTCTTTCCGGCCATCAATGCTGCAACTGATGTGGCAAAACTTGAAGCTCTGGCGGTTGTCGAGACATTCTCCCTGACAGGAGCCATTCTTTCGGCTGATACAATGGTCAAAGCCGCAGGGGTACATCTGATTGAAATACGGTTGGCCAAGGGGCTGGGCGGCAAGGCTTTTGTACTGGCCACAGGCAGCGTGGGAGATTGCAAAGCTTCCATCGCAGCAGTGAATGCCGAATTCAAGGAAAAGGGACTGATCATCGAGGAAGTGGTGATACCTAACCCTCATCCTGACCTGGAAACGGTGCTGTTTTGA
- a CDS encoding PP2C family protein-serine/threonine phosphatase has protein sequence MKTSKTAKSSSVTNLKKNEVQLNLAMEVQDSFLPGISEVKWGYCQFGVQKINAQNASGDCYDLFPIEENRYFFLFGDVSGKGIPAALMMVHLLSSARFMVFRFQKPARIIYELNNEIHRLSSKGMFATLLCGILDLDRKELEFVNCGHLPLHYYSAGSKNWRILTNLDNVPLGIIRDNKFKTCRLPFQTGDTILMISDGVTEACDNLGREFSLEKIRSTFPLNGADPQHLVTMLFEALKKHCGNSVFPDDATIFAIQNSLQESSTHMIHPTMQGLEKIKEIVGPFLSKYYPDIQFQNKMRIAFPKLLFTLQNLDTTSETDKIWELKVVAKTNRLEVGIRTQGDHIDSEKMISADSYNLISILLDEVSFKPLQGGSHILLVKNLAC, from the coding sequence ATGAAAACTTCCAAAACAGCTAAATCTTCATCTGTAACAAACCTTAAAAAAAATGAGGTGCAGCTCAATCTGGCCATGGAAGTCCAGGACAGCTTTCTGCCGGGTATTTCGGAAGTCAAATGGGGTTACTGCCAGTTTGGAGTGCAGAAGATTAATGCCCAGAACGCCAGCGGCGATTGCTACGATCTGTTTCCAATAGAGGAGAACCGCTACTTTTTCCTGTTCGGGGATGTCTCAGGCAAGGGAATTCCGGCTGCCCTCATGATGGTGCATCTGCTCTCTTCGGCAAGATTCATGGTCTTCAGATTCCAGAAACCCGCCAGGATCATCTATGAACTTAACAACGAAATCCACAGACTTTCCAGCAAAGGCATGTTCGCCACCCTGCTCTGTGGAATCCTTGACCTGGACAGGAAAGAACTGGAATTCGTGAACTGCGGACATCTGCCACTGCATTACTATTCTGCCGGCAGCAAGAACTGGCGGATTCTGACAAACCTCGACAATGTGCCGCTCGGAATCATCCGCGACAACAAGTTCAAGACATGCAGACTGCCTTTCCAGACAGGAGACACCATTCTGATGATTTCCGACGGAGTCACAGAAGCGTGCGATAATTTGGGACGGGAATTTTCACTGGAAAAAATACGCAGTACTTTCCCTCTGAATGGAGCAGACCCTCAACACCTTGTAACCATGCTGTTCGAGGCCTTGAAAAAACATTGCGGCAACAGTGTTTTTCCGGACGATGCCACCATTTTTGCCATCCAGAATTCCCTGCAGGAATCCAGCACTCATATGATACATCCTACAATGCAGGGGCTGGAGAAAATCAAGGAAATTGTGGGACCCTTCCTTTCGAAATACTATCCTGACATCCAGTTCCAGAATAAAATGAGGATTGCCTTTCCCAAACTGCTCTTCACCCTGCAGAACCTGGACACCACCAGCGAAACCGATAAAATCTGGGAGCTGAAAGTAGTCGCTAAAACCAACAGACTGGAAGTCGGCATCCGCACCCAAGGGGACCACATCGACAGCGAAAAAATGATCTCTGCAGATTCCTACAACCTGATTTCCATCCTGCTGGATGAAGTCAGTTTCAAACCGCTGCAAGGCGGAAGCCATATCCTGCTGGTCAAAAACCTGGCTTGCTAA
- a CDS encoding EutN/CcmL family microcompartment protein, with protein MNLARVCGNVVASHKYPSLDGYKLILIQPLNGELEKTGKQIIATDLIGAGTDELVFYVTSREASNTMENPLVPTDASILGIVDEILLLDKSKDGGK; from the coding sequence ATGAATCTTGCTCGCGTCTGCGGAAATGTGGTGGCATCTCACAAATATCCTTCTCTTGATGGATATAAGCTGATCCTGATCCAGCCGCTGAACGGAGAACTGGAAAAAACCGGGAAACAGATCATCGCCACTGATCTGATCGGCGCTGGGACCGATGAACTTGTTTTTTACGTGACTTCCAGGGAAGCGAGCAACACCATGGAAAATCCGCTTGTCCCGACTGATGCTTCGATTCTGGGAATCGTGGACGAAATCCTGCTTCTGGATAAATCAAAGGATGGTGGAAAGTGA
- the deoC gene encoding deoxyribose-phosphate aldolase has product MEAGAIRIGSGAGIPSAPGDLASYIDHTLLKPDATADQVIALCEEAKKYQFASVCINPTWVSLAAKILAGTKVRVCTVIGFPLGATASSVKAYETRRAATDGAGEIDMVINIGALKSKNFKLVEEDIRRVVESAGDRIVKVILETALLTDEEKIIGCTLSKAAGAHFVKTSTGFGPGGATVKDVALMREAVGEDMGVKASGGVRDTKTAMEMVKAGATRIGASASVAIVSGQAAGSGKY; this is encoded by the coding sequence ATGGAAGCTGGCGCAATCAGGATCGGGTCAGGTGCCGGAATTCCATCCGCCCCTGGAGATCTTGCCTCCTATATCGACCACACCCTGCTTAAACCGGATGCCACAGCCGATCAGGTGATCGCTCTGTGTGAAGAAGCCAAAAAATATCAGTTCGCTTCAGTCTGCATCAATCCCACCTGGGTTTCCCTGGCTGCCAAAATTCTTGCCGGCACCAAGGTCCGGGTCTGCACTGTGATCGGTTTCCCGCTGGGAGCTACTGCCTCCAGCGTGAAAGCTTATGAAACCAGGAGGGCTGCCACTGACGGGGCCGGCGAGATCGACATGGTGATCAACATCGGAGCCCTGAAATCCAAAAATTTCAAGCTGGTGGAGGAAGACATCCGCCGCGTAGTCGAATCAGCGGGCGACAGGATTGTGAAAGTGATCCTGGAGACCGCACTTCTTACTGATGAGGAGAAAATCATCGGCTGCACCCTTTCCAAGGCTGCAGGGGCTCATTTTGTCAAGACATCCACCGGTTTCGGGCCAGGCGGCGCCACAGTCAAGGACGTAGCCCTGATGCGGGAAGCGGTAGGCGAAGACATGGGAGTAAAAGCGTCAGGAGGCGTGCGCGACACCAAGACAGCCATGGAAATGGTGAAAGCAGGCGCTACCAGAATCGGAGCCAGCGCGTCTGTAGCGATTGTCAGCGGCCAGGCTGCAGGAAGTGGGAAATACTAA
- a CDS encoding BMC domain-containing protein, with translation MEKRALGMVETRGMVGAVEAADAMTKAANVTLVGYRKIGVGMVTVLVRGDVGACQAAIEAGAAAAQKVGELLSARLIANPHEDVESILPNLEKPEAEETDDKKEKKHRKEK, from the coding sequence ATGGAAAAAAGAGCATTGGGAATGGTGGAAACCAGGGGGATGGTGGGAGCCGTGGAAGCGGCTGACGCCATGACCAAGGCGGCCAATGTCACACTGGTGGGATACCGTAAGATCGGTGTGGGGATGGTGACGGTTCTTGTCAGAGGTGATGTGGGTGCCTGCCAGGCTGCCATCGAGGCTGGAGCCGCTGCTGCCCAGAAAGTCGGCGAACTGTTGTCTGCCCGCCTGATTGCGAATCCGCATGAGGACGTGGAATCAATACTTCCGAATCTGGAAAAGCCTGAGGCAGAAGAAACTGACGACAAAAAGGAAAAAAAACATAGAAAAGAAAAGTAA